AAAAGACTACGATCTTACTTTCAATATATTGAAGGCACAAATTTTCCCACGCAAGGAAGGGATGCTCGTCCTGGAATTGAAGGGAAACCGAAAGGACTATGAAAAGGGCATTCGGTACCTCAAAGCCGTCGGCGTGGAGATTGAACCGGTGGCTCAGGGCATTCGGAGAGACGAGGAAAAGTGCTATCAATGCGGCGCATGTACAGCGGTCTGTCCGACGGGGGCGTTGCACATCAAACGCCCTGAAATGGAGGTGCTCTTCGAATCGGAGCGCTGCAGTGCGTGCGAGCTTTGCGTAAAAACGTGCCCCGCCAGGGCGATGATCGTGACTTTTGACAAGACGCTGGTTCTTTAGGCGCTTGATATTTTTTCTGTTTTGAATATGGGGAGTAGATGTTTATTGGAAGAGAACGGATTGTATTGAACCTTCAAGGAGCGTGAGAATGAATTACAGTGACAAAGTTATGGACCATTTCATAAACCCGAGAAACGTCGGCGAACTGGAAAATCCGGACGGAGTCGGACAGGTGGGGAATGTCAATTGCGGTGACATCATGCGCATGACCATAAAAGTTGTGGACAACCGCATCACGGATATCAATTTCAAGACCTTCGGGTGCGGAGCCGCCATTGCCGTCAGTTCCATGGTAACCGAAATGGTCAAGGGAAAAACCTTGGAGGAAGCCGTCCTCATCAATCGGGATGACGTGGCTGTAGCTTTGGGAGGATTGCCCGACAAAAAACTGCACTGTTCCAACCTGGGAACGGATGCTTTGAAGGCGGCCGTCAATGATTTCTGGCGCCGCACGGGACAACCGCAAAAAGTGGTGAAATTGGAAGACGAACATCTGGAACAAGAAAGTGAAGAAGCCAGTGCGTGTTGCGGTAGCAATGAGCGGGGGTGTGGACAGCCTTCGAACGGCAATCCTGCTTAAAGAACAGGGCTGTGATCTCTTTGGGATTCACATGCGGCTTCTTCCTTCCTCCCGGCGCGGCTCCCAGGGTAAACCAGGGCTTGCCGAGACCGCCATGGAAAGCCGGGAGGAAGAACTTCACGCCCTCTGTTCCAGGCTGGATATCCCTCTTGCCATAGTGGACCTGCGGGAAACATTCGAGAAGTCGGTCATTCAACCTTTTTTGGAGACGTATCTTCAGGGGCTTACTCCCAATCCCTGTGTGGTATGCAACCCCACAATCAAATTCGGCTTTCTTCTCCAGGAAGCCCGGTTTCGGGGCGCGACCCATCTTGCCACCGGCCACTACGCCCGGATTCTTCCGCCCGGTTCTTCCTCGGACCGTTTCAAACTGTGCCGGGGATACGATCAGAAAAAGGATCAGTCCTATTTTCTCTATGGGATGACCCAGGCGCAGCTCGGAGCGGCGTTGTTTCCACTGGGAGACACCACCAAGCGGGAAGTCCAGGAATGGGCGGAGCACAACGGTTGGGCGGCAACGCTTTCCGAAGAAAGCCAGGAAATCTGCTTCATCCCCTCGGGCAGCTACCATGAGTTCCTCAAAGAACGTCTGTCCCCCACATCCATCTCCACCAGTGGACCCATTCGTGATCTGAAGGGCAATCACTTGGGAGAACACAAAGGCATTTTTGCCTACACGGTGGGACAAAGGCGTGGACTGGGAATCGCATCCACGGAACCCTACTATGTCGTCGGTCTCGAACCCGATTCCAACACGGTCCGGGTGGGACGCGCCGGGGATCTTTTCCGCCGGGAATTTTCCGTAAAAGACGTAAACTGG
This region of Desulforhabdus amnigena genomic DNA includes:
- a CDS encoding NIL domain-containing protein, whose protein sequence is MYSKILVLRFSKEIVDKPIITHLVKDYDLTFNILKAQIFPRKEGMLVLELKGNRKDYEKGIRYLKAVGVEIEPVAQGIRRDEEKCYQCGACTAVCPTGALHIKRPEMEVLFESERCSACELCVKTCPARAMIVTFDKTLVL
- a CDS encoding iron-sulfur cluster assembly scaffold protein, which encodes MNYSDKVMDHFINPRNVGELENPDGVGQVGNVNCGDIMRMTIKVVDNRITDINFKTFGCGAAIAVSSMVTEMVKGKTLEEAVLINRDDVAVALGGLPDKKLHCSNLGTDALKAAVNDFWRRTGQPQKVVKLEDEHLEQESEEASACCGSNERGCGQPSNGNPA
- the mnmA gene encoding tRNA 2-thiouridine(34) synthase MnmA; translation: MKKPVRVAVAMSGGVDSLRTAILLKEQGCDLFGIHMRLLPSSRRGSQGKPGLAETAMESREEELHALCSRLDIPLAIVDLRETFEKSVIQPFLETYLQGLTPNPCVVCNPTIKFGFLLQEARFRGATHLATGHYARILPPGSSSDRFKLCRGYDQKKDQSYFLYGMTQAQLGAALFPLGDTTKREVQEWAEHNGWAATLSEESQEICFIPSGSYHEFLKERLSPTSISTSGPIRDLKGNHLGEHKGIFAYTVGQRRGLGIASTEPYYVVGLEPDSNTVRVGRAGDLFRREFSVKDVNWVSIPPPEAPIHVQVRIRHQHLPAPACVTPLEGNTVSVVLEKPQRAVTPGQAAVFYDGDLLLGGGTILPAGPFPNL